A genomic stretch from Hydrogenimonas urashimensis includes:
- a CDS encoding inositol monophosphatase family protein — translation MTPFIETTLIAAREIADVLQYGWRSEFAEHGDVGAGGDRTAGIDTLAERIYIEKLSGFGKIDSEEAGIVGEGEATIVIDPIDGSDNAISGLPYFGSSIALERRGRVEEAVVVNLANGDCFYKTDAELMHGKIGSERFEPVVRRGHTTVGIFEKAYANPEFAMALLKRKQKFRSPGAVALSLAYAHYVSFVIFAGPRRRYDFAAALWMCEGLEMIVEDELLIVAKDRDTASNLHRLAQGEKD, via the coding sequence GTGACACCTTTTATCGAAACCACACTCATCGCCGCCAGGGAGATCGCCGACGTTCTTCAGTACGGATGGCGCAGTGAATTCGCCGAACACGGAGACGTGGGCGCCGGCGGGGACAGAACGGCCGGCATCGATACACTGGCCGAGAGAATCTACATCGAAAAACTCTCCGGATTCGGAAAGATCGACTCCGAGGAGGCCGGCATCGTCGGAGAGGGGGAAGCGACGATCGTCATCGACCCGATCGACGGAAGCGACAATGCGATTTCGGGGCTTCCCTATTTCGGCTCTTCGATCGCGCTGGAGAGAAGAGGAAGGGTAGAGGAGGCGGTCGTCGTCAATCTTGCCAACGGAGACTGCTTCTACAAAACGGATGCCGAACTGATGCATGGTAAAATAGGGTCGGAGCGTTTCGAACCGGTAGTGCGGCGCGGCCACACCACCGTCGGTATTTTCGAAAAAGCCTACGCCAATCCCGAATTCGCGATGGCGCTGCTGAAAAGAAAACAGAAGTTCCGTTCACCCGGGGCGGTGGCTCTGTCACTGGCCTATGCCCATTATGTCAGTTTCGTCATCTTCGCAGGTCCAAGGCGCCGCTACGATTTCGCGGCGGCTCTTTGGATGTGTGAAGGACTGGAGATGATCGTCGAAGATGAATTGCTGATCGTTGCGAAGGATCGTGATACGGCATCGAATCTGCATCGTTTGGCGCAAGGAGAGAAGGATTAA
- a CDS encoding glutamate synthase subunit beta produces MQNFIFVERIDPKKRNVVERIRDFREIYEVYNPAEASSQSERCIQCGDPYCHNKCPLHNFIPQWLKAVADKDLELAFNLSNEPSPFPEIMGRICPHDRLCEGDCTLNDGYGAITIGPIETFISEEGFKAGLKPRFAETKVGKRVAVVGSGPAGLSAATYLLRAGIDVEIFERADRPGGLLTYGIPGFKLDKNVLFRRVRWMEEAGLKIHYGVEIGKDKPFDELVSDFDAVFIGVGASQQRKAGIPNENAKGCLMAMDLLINVQKRLFGDSYDRSVDVKDKRVVVVGGGDTAMDCVRTSLREGARSVSCLYRRDARNMPGSRKEYNNAKEEGVEFVFNASPKQVLVNEEGEVVGIEMLKTALGEPDESGRQRLKEIEGSEFRVDADVVIFALGFNPVPFEFLSANGIETNDWGAIVIDENYETTTKGVYAGGDCRRGADLVVTAVYDGREAAKAMIRKLIG; encoded by the coding sequence ATGCAGAATTTCATTTTTGTCGAACGGATCGACCCGAAAAAACGAAACGTCGTCGAGCGTATCAGGGATTTTCGGGAGATTTACGAAGTCTACAATCCGGCAGAAGCATCCAGCCAGTCGGAACGGTGTATCCAGTGCGGCGACCCGTATTGCCACAACAAATGCCCCCTGCACAATTTCATTCCCCAGTGGCTCAAGGCGGTAGCCGACAAGGATCTGGAACTGGCTTTCAACCTCTCCAACGAACCCTCCCCGTTTCCGGAGATCATGGGCCGTATCTGCCCCCACGACCGACTCTGCGAAGGGGACTGCACCCTCAATGACGGGTACGGCGCCATCACGATCGGGCCGATTGAGACGTTTATCAGCGAAGAGGGGTTCAAGGCGGGCCTGAAACCCAGATTCGCAGAGACAAAGGTAGGCAAAAGAGTCGCCGTTGTCGGTTCGGGCCCCGCTGGACTCTCCGCAGCGACCTACCTGCTGCGTGCGGGCATCGATGTGGAGATATTCGAACGGGCCGACCGGCCGGGTGGGCTGCTGACCTATGGCATTCCCGGTTTCAAACTGGACAAAAACGTCCTGTTCCGCCGGGTCAGATGGATGGAAGAGGCGGGCCTGAAGATCCATTACGGCGTCGAGATCGGAAAAGACAAACCCTTTGACGAACTGGTCAGCGATTTTGATGCCGTATTTATCGGGGTCGGTGCCTCCCAGCAGCGAAAAGCCGGTATTCCGAACGAAAATGCCAAAGGGTGTCTGATGGCGATGGACCTGCTGATCAATGTGCAAAAGAGACTCTTCGGTGACAGTTACGACAGGAGCGTCGACGTAAAAGACAAACGGGTCGTCGTTGTCGGGGGAGGGGACACGGCGATGGACTGTGTGCGCACCTCTTTGCGTGAGGGAGCGCGCAGTGTCTCCTGTCTCTACCGGCGCGACGCCCGCAACATGCCGGGTTCCAGAAAAGAGTACAACAACGCCAAAGAAGAGGGCGTGGAGTTCGTTTTCAACGCCTCTCCCAAGCAGGTTCTCGTAAACGAGGAAGGGGAAGTGGTGGGCATCGAGATGCTCAAGACGGCACTCGGCGAACCGGACGAGAGCGGACGTCAGCGCCTGAAAGAGATCGAGGGGAGCGAATTCCGCGTCGATGCGGATGTCGTCATTTTCGCCCTCGGTTTCAATCCCGTGCCTTTCGAGTTTCTTTCGGCCAACGGTATCGAAACGAACGACTGGGGCGCCATCGTGATCGACGAGAATTACGAAACGACGACCAAAGGGGTCTATGCCGGCGGCGACTGCCGAAGAGGCGCCGACCTGGTGGTAACCGCCGTCTACGACGGTCGCGAAGCCGCCAAGGCGATGATCAGAAAGTTGATCGGATAA
- the gltB gene encoding glutamate synthase large subunit → MDLLRGFKDNCGFGLIAHIENRPSHELLEDAIHALERMMHRGAIAADGKSGDGSGLLLSIPQKFMAKVAHREGHTLPDQYAVAQIFYKSTENLKVFEEMCEKNDLRILFFREVPINTDALGKQALETLPSIVQVFVAPNSLMATKRFEALVYLSRRETENALRDDEDFYIPSFSNRVISYKGLVMPTHIKEFYPDLGDPDFEISFALFHQRFSTNTLPQWRLAQPFRMIAHNGEINSVAANRFNVAAKCESIKSEVYSDEEIKRLLPLMQEGSSDSASLDNFFEFLRVNGMDIFKAVRAVIPAPWQNAPHMDANLRAFYEYMSTCFEAWDGPAAVSFTDGRYIGCVLDRNGLRPAKYVITKDWRLVISSEYGVVDIEDDNIYERGRLQSGEMIGLDLKYGTILKNSEIDDYLKKSQPYAEWLNEQMVYLQEYVDKPFDNLERYNLEQMIEKQRYFNITQEVIDQIIEPMVKDGKEPTGSMGDDTPLAAFSKVQRNFTDFFKQKFAQVTNPPIDPIREKVVMSLNTGFGEIHNILDEDPNHAQRLKTTSPILTFERLEVLKSFGNEDHPRFKPYYRNRTYSTTYEENLRGSLEDLVYDIVEDVKNSGVRIVILDDKGLDENNKTIPMAMAVGRLNYALLDAGVRHLVSIVAVTGEVIDSHSTACLLAYGASAVYPYMLYATVYRLLSKRSLSDYEMRNEFKKVHAALGAGILKIMSKMGISTVASYRNSALFDVMGLSEDIVEDCFRNSHLLVPGLGYSDIEERIEKYHKEAFEHEHLRKLFPLNVGGFYKYIDGQEYHDFAPMTIRQLRDAAISGKWEDYAVLKNILETRDKKMIRDFFEFRSDREPIPVEKVEPKEAIFKRFASAAMSLGSISPEAHESIAEAMNRIGAQSNSGEGGEDESRFGTIRNSKIKQIASGRFGVTPAYLRSAEEIQIKIAQGAKPGEGGQLPGHKVTALIARLRHTMPGVTLISPPPHHDIYSIEDLAQLIFDLKQVNPDATITVKLVSTAGVGTIAAGVAKAYADKIIISGGDGGTGAAALGSIKFAGNPWETGLSEAHNALKANHLRQNVHLQTDGGLKTGMDIVKAALLGAESYAFGTPALAMVGCKMLRICHLNRCSVGIATQEPVLREHFEGNVERLVNYFTLLAEDVRQIMASLGYETLEEMIGRSDLLKVIDDDFAKKFDFSSILMRLEGPDTCQVPSNEPFDTNEFEKDVLKEAQPAIQNPQERMVIERNICNLNRSFGARISGEIAKYYGDAGLPDDTIRIQLSGIAGQSFGAFLINGVTLRIDGVANDYVGKGMNGGKIIIAPLNQGEKFSAAGNTCLYGATGGKLFVAGNVGERFAVRNSGALAVVEGTGDHACEYMTGGAVVILGQTGVNFGAGMTGGLAFVYDAEHTFVENINQELVEAHRIDTDDTDEARHYLKRLLKEYYNETGSKKAQCILNNFRMQIRNFWMVRPKELRKVPLNLDEGE, encoded by the coding sequence ATGGATCTATTACGAGGATTTAAAGATAACTGTGGCTTCGGGCTGATCGCCCACATCGAGAATCGGCCGAGCCACGAACTTCTTGAGGATGCCATCCACGCACTCGAGCGGATGATGCACCGGGGCGCGATCGCCGCGGACGGGAAAAGCGGGGACGGAAGCGGACTGCTGCTTTCGATTCCGCAGAAATTTATGGCCAAGGTGGCGCATCGGGAGGGTCATACGCTGCCGGACCAGTACGCCGTGGCGCAGATTTTTTACAAAAGCACGGAAAACCTCAAGGTTTTCGAGGAGATGTGTGAAAAGAACGACCTGCGCATTCTCTTTTTCCGGGAAGTCCCCATCAACACCGATGCGCTCGGCAAACAGGCACTCGAAACCCTTCCCTCCATCGTCCAGGTATTCGTGGCGCCCAATTCCCTGATGGCCACAAAACGGTTCGAAGCCCTCGTCTACCTGAGTCGTCGGGAGACGGAAAACGCGCTTCGAGACGATGAAGATTTCTACATTCCAAGCTTTTCGAACAGGGTGATCAGCTACAAGGGTCTGGTCATGCCGACCCACATCAAAGAGTTCTATCCCGATCTCGGCGATCCCGACTTCGAAATCAGTTTTGCGCTTTTCCACCAGCGCTTTTCGACCAACACCCTGCCGCAGTGGAGACTGGCCCAGCCTTTCCGCATGATCGCCCACAACGGGGAGATCAACTCCGTCGCGGCCAACCGCTTCAACGTGGCGGCGAAGTGCGAATCGATCAAGTCGGAGGTCTACAGCGACGAAGAGATCAAGCGTCTTCTTCCCCTGATGCAGGAGGGCTCCAGCGACAGTGCGAGTCTTGATAACTTTTTCGAATTTCTCCGGGTCAACGGCATGGATATCTTCAAGGCGGTGCGTGCCGTCATTCCGGCACCCTGGCAGAATGCGCCCCATATGGACGCAAATCTCCGTGCCTTCTACGAGTATATGAGTACCTGTTTCGAGGCGTGGGACGGGCCGGCGGCGGTCAGTTTCACCGACGGCCGCTATATCGGCTGCGTTCTTGACCGAAACGGCCTGCGCCCCGCCAAGTACGTCATCACGAAAGACTGGCGTCTTGTCATCTCCAGCGAATACGGTGTCGTTGATATCGAGGATGACAATATCTACGAGCGCGGCCGTCTGCAGTCGGGCGAAATGATCGGCCTTGACCTCAAGTACGGAACGATTCTGAAAAACAGCGAAATCGACGACTACCTGAAGAAATCACAGCCCTACGCCGAATGGCTCAACGAGCAGATGGTCTATCTGCAGGAGTACGTAGACAAGCCCTTCGACAACCTCGAGCGCTACAACCTCGAGCAGATGATCGAAAAACAGCGCTACTTCAATATCACCCAGGAGGTGATCGACCAAATCATCGAACCGATGGTAAAGGATGGCAAGGAACCGACCGGCTCGATGGGAGACGACACCCCGCTGGCAGCCTTTTCGAAGGTCCAGCGCAATTTCACCGATTTTTTCAAGCAGAAATTCGCCCAGGTGACCAATCCGCCCATCGATCCGATCCGCGAAAAGGTGGTGATGAGTCTCAATACAGGCTTTGGGGAGATCCACAATATCCTCGACGAAGACCCCAATCATGCCCAGCGCCTCAAGACGACATCGCCGATTCTGACCTTCGAACGACTCGAGGTACTCAAAAGTTTCGGCAACGAGGATCATCCCCGTTTCAAACCCTACTACAGAAACCGGACCTACTCCACGACCTACGAGGAGAATCTGAGAGGAAGCCTGGAGGATCTGGTCTACGATATCGTCGAAGATGTGAAAAACAGCGGCGTGCGCATCGTCATTCTCGACGACAAGGGGCTTGACGAGAACAACAAGACGATTCCGATGGCGATGGCGGTGGGGCGTCTGAACTACGCCCTGCTGGATGCGGGCGTCCGCCATCTTGTCAGTATCGTCGCCGTTACAGGCGAAGTGATCGATTCCCACTCGACGGCATGCCTGCTGGCGTACGGCGCGTCGGCGGTCTATCCCTACATGCTCTATGCGACGGTCTATCGCCTTCTTTCGAAAAGGTCGCTCAGCGACTACGAGATGCGCAACGAGTTCAAGAAGGTGCATGCGGCACTAGGTGCCGGCATCTTGAAGATCATGTCGAAGATGGGTATCTCCACCGTCGCCTCCTACCGCAACTCGGCACTTTTCGACGTCATGGGGCTTTCGGAGGATATCGTCGAAGACTGTTTCCGCAACTCCCATCTTCTGGTGCCGGGACTCGGGTACAGCGATATCGAGGAGCGTATCGAAAAATACCACAAAGAGGCGTTCGAGCATGAACATCTGCGCAAACTCTTCCCACTCAACGTCGGAGGATTCTATAAATATATCGACGGTCAGGAGTACCACGATTTTGCGCCGATGACGATTCGCCAGCTCAGAGATGCGGCGATAAGCGGAAAATGGGAGGATTACGCCGTTCTTAAAAACATTCTCGAAACCCGTGACAAGAAGATGATCCGGGATTTCTTCGAATTCAGGAGCGACCGCGAGCCTATACCGGTCGAAAAAGTAGAACCCAAAGAAGCGATCTTCAAGCGGTTCGCGAGTGCCGCCATGAGCCTGGGGTCGATCTCTCCGGAGGCCCACGAAAGCATCGCCGAGGCGATGAACCGCATCGGGGCCCAGTCCAACAGCGGGGAGGGCGGCGAAGACGAGAGCCGTTTCGGCACGATCAGAAATTCCAAGATCAAGCAGATAGCTTCGGGCCGTTTCGGCGTGACACCCGCCTATCTGCGCAGTGCCGAAGAGATCCAGATCAAGATCGCCCAGGGGGCGAAGCCGGGCGAGGGGGGACAGCTTCCCGGTCACAAGGTGACGGCGCTGATCGCCCGACTCCGCCATACGATGCCCGGTGTGACGCTGATCTCTCCGCCGCCCCATCACGATATCTATTCGATCGAGGATCTGGCACAGCTCATCTTCGATCTAAAGCAGGTCAATCCGGATGCGACGATCACCGTCAAGCTCGTTTCGACGGCAGGTGTCGGCACGATCGCCGCGGGCGTGGCCAAAGCCTACGCCGACAAGATCATCATCTCCGGCGGCGACGGCGGTACGGGTGCGGCGGCCCTGGGATCCATCAAGTTCGCGGGCAATCCGTGGGAGACCGGACTCTCCGAAGCCCATAACGCCCTCAAAGCGAACCATCTGCGCCAGAATGTCCACCTGCAGACCGACGGCGGTCTCAAGACCGGTATGGATATCGTCAAAGCGGCGCTGCTGGGTGCCGAAAGCTACGCCTTCGGCACGCCGGCTCTGGCGATGGTCGGATGCAAGATGCTAAGAATCTGCCATCTGAACCGCTGTTCCGTTGGAATCGCCACGCAGGAGCCTGTGCTGCGGGAGCATTTCGAAGGCAATGTGGAGCGCCTTGTCAACTACTTCACGCTGCTTGCCGAAGATGTGCGGCAGATCATGGCGTCGCTCGGTTACGAAACGCTCGAGGAGATGATCGGACGCAGCGACCTTCTGAAAGTGATCGACGACGACTTCGCGAAAAAGTTCGATTTCAGTTCGATTCTGATGCGGCTTGAGGGCCCCGACACCTGCCAGGTGCCTTCGAACGAGCCTTTCGACACGAACGAGTTCGAAAAGGATGTCCTCAAAGAGGCGCAGCCCGCGATCCAGAATCCGCAGGAGCGGATGGTCATCGAGCGAAACATCTGCAACCTGAACCGCAGCTTCGGTGCGCGCATCAGCGGGGAGATCGCCAAATACTACGGCGATGCGGGGCTTCCGGACGACACGATCCGCATTCAGCTCTCCGGCATCGCCGGCCAATCCTTCGGCGCTTTCCTGATCAACGGTGTTACGCTGCGCATTGACGGTGTGGCCAACGACTATGTGGGCAAGGGGATGAACGGCGGAAAAATCATCATCGCACCCCTCAACCAGGGAGAGAAGTTCTCCGCGGCCGGCAATACCTGTCTCTACGGCGCAACGGGAGGCAAACTCTTCGTCGCAGGCAACGTGGGCGAACGTTTCGCCGTCAGAAACTCGGGCGCTCTGGCGGTCGTAGAGGGAACGGGCGACCATGCCTGCGAATATATGACAGGCGGCGCCGTCGTGATTTTGGGCCAAACCGGTGTCAATTTCGGTGCCGGTATGACAGGGGGGCTGGCATTCGTCTACGACGCGGAGCACACTTTCGTCGAAAATATCAACCAGGAGCTTGTCGAGGCGCATCGCATCGATACGGACGACACCGACGAGGCGCGCCACTATCTGAAACGGCTGCTCAAGGAGTATTACAACGAAACAGGCAGCAAGAAAGCCCAATGCATACTGAACAATTTCCGTATGCAGATCCGTAACTTCTGGATGGTGCGTCCCAAAGAGTTGCGCAAAGTACCTTTGAATCTGGATGAGGGAGAATAA
- the recO gene encoding recombination protein RecO has translation MQGFILNVRKAKNEDTIVAVLTPSRLKTLYRFYGARHPIITTGYKIDFEAEQDALPFMPRLRHVIHLGYPWLKESGRLQVWQQFVSLLFEHLRDVELPGGFYFDLLERYASLWHLQNPKRSAVEAYLAILAHEGRLHTPDTCFACGGELQKEIALIRAYLPAHPGCVIARSYPKVTIRSVMETKSTIELEDAEVEGLWLTLMEGM, from the coding sequence ATGCAGGGATTCATACTCAACGTACGGAAAGCGAAAAACGAAGATACGATCGTCGCCGTCCTGACGCCTTCCAGGCTGAAAACACTCTACCGTTTCTACGGTGCCAGACATCCCATCATCACCACCGGCTATAAAATCGACTTCGAAGCGGAACAGGATGCACTGCCTTTTATGCCCAGGCTTAGGCATGTGATCCACCTGGGCTACCCGTGGCTGAAAGAGAGCGGGCGGCTGCAGGTATGGCAGCAGTTCGTCTCCCTTCTGTTCGAACACCTCAGGGATGTGGAGCTGCCGGGCGGATTCTATTTCGATCTGCTGGAGCGGTACGCATCGCTTTGGCACCTGCAAAACCCGAAACGAAGCGCCGTGGAAGCCTATCTTGCCATACTGGCCCACGAGGGACGACTGCACACCCCCGACACCTGCTTCGCTTGCGGCGGCGAACTGCAAAAAGAGATCGCCCTTATCCGTGCCTATCTGCCGGCGCATCCTGGATGTGTCATTGCCCGTAGCTACCCGAAAGTGACGATACGCAGTGTCATGGAGACGAAAAGTACGATCGAGCTCGAAGACGCGGAAGTCGAAGGGTTGTGGCTCACTCTGATGGAGGGGATGTAG
- a CDS encoding NYN domain-containing protein: MEKTQKLAVLIDADNAQPSIIDALLAEIAKYGTASVKRIYGDWTLPQLKGWKEVLLTHSIQPIQQFGYTTGKNATDSAMIIDAMDLLYTGNFDGFCIVSSDSDFTKLAARIRESGLVVYGFGEKKTPVPFVSACDKFIYTEVLRAEEEESEEAPIRKLSTAELKRDRKLIRLLRDAVDAASDESGWAHLGAMGNIIAKQSPEFDPRNYGYKKLGELVKATGLFDIEEQVTHRGAKAIYVRNRRRR; this comes from the coding sequence ATGGAAAAAACCCAAAAACTTGCGGTTTTGATCGACGCGGACAATGCCCAACCCTCCATCATCGATGCGCTGCTGGCGGAGATCGCCAAGTACGGGACGGCCAGCGTCAAACGCATCTACGGCGACTGGACGCTGCCGCAGCTCAAGGGGTGGAAGGAGGTGCTGCTGACCCACTCCATCCAGCCCATTCAGCAGTTCGGCTACACCACGGGCAAGAACGCCACCGACAGCGCCATGATCATCGACGCCATGGACCTGCTCTATACCGGCAACTTCGACGGCTTCTGCATCGTCAGCAGCGACAGCGATTTCACGAAACTGGCGGCGAGAATCCGGGAGTCGGGGCTGGTGGTCTACGGATTCGGCGAAAAGAAGACGCCGGTCCCCTTCGTCTCTGCCTGCGACAAATTCATCTATACCGAAGTGTTGCGCGCCGAAGAGGAGGAGAGCGAGGAGGCCCCCATCCGGAAACTCTCCACCGCGGAGCTCAAACGAGACCGCAAACTGATCCGCCTGCTGCGCGACGCCGTCGACGCTGCCAGCGACGAGAGCGGATGGGCGCATCTTGGCGCCATGGGCAACATCATCGCCAAGCAGTCCCCCGAATTCGACCCCCGCAACTACGGCTACAAAAAGCTCGGAGAGCTGGTGAAGGCCACGGGATTGTTCGATATCGAGGAGCAGGTGACGCATCGCGGTGCCAAAGCGATCTATGTCAGAAACAGGCGGCGCAGGTAA
- a CDS encoding ATP-binding protein yields the protein MKSIKLSKKILRAAGRANAKYRLIEEGDRVLVGLSGGKDSITLVHLLKHMQRHAPFSFEFKAVTVHYGMPGERYDLLKEHCEIYGIPLEIYETNIYEISQETIRENSSFCSYFSRMRRGALYTKAQEGGYNKVALGHHLDDAAESFFMNMLYNGTLRSMAPIYRSSKGFHVIRPLLWIRERQTAAFAEENGIATIGDEACPAMRMRVKMPHARESTKKMLEEWERSFPDLFKRFKAAFCHIQPDSFMDERYLER from the coding sequence ATGAAATCGATCAAGCTCAGTAAAAAGATACTCCGTGCCGCCGGCAGGGCGAACGCGAAGTACCGGCTTATCGAGGAGGGAGACAGGGTGCTCGTGGGCCTCAGCGGCGGCAAAGATTCCATCACGCTGGTCCATCTGCTCAAACACATGCAGCGCCACGCCCCTTTCTCTTTCGAGTTCAAAGCGGTCACGGTCCATTACGGCATGCCCGGGGAGCGGTACGACCTGCTCAAAGAGCATTGCGAAATCTACGGCATTCCCCTTGAAATCTACGAAACGAACATTTACGAAATCTCCCAGGAGACGATACGCGAAAACAGCTCTTTTTGCAGCTACTTTTCCCGTATGCGGCGCGGCGCACTCTATACCAAAGCGCAGGAGGGCGGGTACAACAAGGTGGCGCTGGGCCACCATCTCGACGACGCGGCGGAGAGTTTTTTCATGAACATGCTCTATAACGGCACGCTGCGCTCGATGGCGCCCATCTACAGAAGTTCGAAAGGATTTCACGTCATTCGGCCCCTCCTGTGGATCAGGGAGCGTCAGACCGCTGCTTTCGCCGAAGAGAACGGCATTGCCACCATCGGCGACGAAGCGTGTCCGGCGATGCGGATGCGGGTCAAGATGCCCCACGCCCGAGAGAGCACCAAAAAGATGCTCGAGGAGTGGGAGAGGAGTTTTCCCGACCTCTTCAAGCGCTTCAAAGCGGCCTTTTGCCATATCCAGCCCGATTCGTTTATGGATGAGAGGTATCTTGAGAGATAA
- a CDS encoding 5'-methylthioadenosine/adenosylhomocysteine nucleosidase, which produces MVVGVMGAMPEEIEPILARLSDVRKHEIADNIYYTALYGSLDLVVAYSKIGKVFSSLTASTMIEKFGVQKMLFSGVAGAINPELKIGDLIAATKLCQHDLDITAFGHPYGYVPEGKVFVEANPKLLEIAAQVAYKQGIVLKRGVVATGDQFVADEARKEWIAQTFGADALEMEGAAVAVVCDALGIPFFILRAISDAADMDAGFDFDAFLHSSSAKSADFIFAMLDEIDQAQ; this is translated from the coding sequence ATGGTTGTCGGCGTCATGGGGGCGATGCCCGAAGAGATCGAACCGATCCTTGCGCGTCTGTCCGATGTCCGCAAACACGAAATCGCCGACAACATCTACTACACCGCGCTCTACGGATCGCTCGATCTGGTCGTGGCATACAGCAAGATCGGAAAGGTCTTCTCTTCTCTGACCGCATCGACGATGATCGAAAAGTTCGGTGTCCAGAAAATGCTCTTTTCGGGTGTGGCCGGTGCCATCAATCCCGAATTGAAGATCGGTGATCTGATCGCCGCGACAAAACTCTGCCAGCACGATCTCGATATCACGGCTTTCGGCCATCCTTACGGGTACGTTCCGGAGGGGAAGGTGTTTGTCGAAGCCAATCCCAAACTCCTCGAAATCGCCGCACAGGTGGCCTACAAACAAGGGATCGTTCTAAAACGTGGCGTCGTCGCCACCGGGGATCAGTTCGTGGCCGACGAAGCGCGCAAAGAGTGGATCGCCCAAACTTTCGGGGCCGACGCTTTGGAGATGGAGGGAGCCGCGGTCGCTGTCGTCTGCGACGCGCTCGGCATCCCCTTCTTCATCCTTCGGGCCATCAGCGACGCGGCGGATATGGATGCCGGTTTCGATTTCGATGCCTTCCTTCACAGCTCCTCCGCCAAAAGCGCGGACTTCATCTTCGCGATGCTCGATGAAATCGATCAAGCTCAGTAA
- the fabD gene encoding ACP S-malonyltransferase, with amino-acid sequence MNKSAFLFPGQGSQATGMGKSFVEHSTTAAQMLEAASEALKIDMAHLLFEPNDLLEQTKYTQPAILLVSMMAYRLFKEQMPQAPAFSLGHSLGEFSALACVGAMDWLEAVKLVHLRGDLMQKACEGVDAGMMVVLGVADEDVEAICQDAREQGKKVWPANYNADGQIVIAGIKSDLQSIEERLKEAKARRVMLLNMSVASHCPLLEPAVVPLTEALERVLNDSFAAPVISNVTAKAYNSKSEALDLLGKQLVSPVLYKQSIRDNDDLVDRYIEFGHGGVLKGLNRRSTKKLTLVVSDYDSLNATLETLEGES; translated from the coding sequence ATGAACAAAAGCGCTTTTCTGTTTCCCGGACAGGGATCCCAGGCCACCGGTATGGGCAAATCCTTCGTCGAGCATTCGACCACGGCGGCCCAGATGCTCGAAGCGGCCAGCGAGGCACTGAAAATCGATATGGCGCATCTTCTGTTCGAGCCGAACGATCTGCTCGAACAGACAAAATACACGCAGCCGGCCATACTCCTCGTGTCGATGATGGCTTACAGGCTCTTTAAAGAGCAGATGCCCCAGGCGCCCGCTTTCTCGCTCGGCCATTCGCTGGGAGAGTTTTCCGCCCTGGCGTGTGTCGGTGCGATGGATTGGCTCGAAGCGGTCAAACTCGTCCATCTCCGCGGCGATCTGATGCAAAAAGCGTGTGAGGGTGTGGATGCCGGGATGATGGTGGTTCTGGGCGTCGCCGACGAAGATGTGGAAGCGATTTGCCAGGATGCCCGGGAACAGGGGAAAAAGGTTTGGCCAGCCAACTACAATGCCGACGGCCAGATCGTTATCGCGGGCATCAAAAGCGATCTGCAGAGTATCGAAGAGAGACTCAAGGAGGCCAAGGCCCGCCGTGTCATGCTGCTGAACATGTCGGTCGCGAGCCACTGCCCGCTTCTCGAACCTGCTGTCGTGCCATTGACCGAGGCACTGGAAAGGGTACTTAACGACAGCTTTGCGGCTCCAGTCATCTCCAATGTGACGGCCAAGGCCTACAACTCCAAATCCGAAGCCCTCGACCTGCTGGGCAAACAGCTCGTTTCGCCGGTTCTTTACAAGCAGTCGATACGGGACAACGACGACCTGGTGGACCGCTACATCGAGTTCGGACACGGCGGCGTCCTCAAGGGGCTCAACCGTCGCTCGACGAAAAAACTGACCCTGGTGGTGAGCGACTACGACTCCCTCAATGCCACGCTCGAGACGCTGGAAGGTGAAAGCTGA